The sequence GCAAGTGGTTGCGGGCTGGTCCACCCGGCCGGACAATCCGGAATGGGCAGGCGGTATCGTCGATGGTGTAATCGCACCGGACAGCCAATATATCATCCGTCTGGTGGCCAGCGAACCGGTTGCGGGACTGCAGAAAAGCCAGCCACCGGCGCTGGAGGATGTCCCGAACAACCATATGTCCTATGCGGTCCAGTGGTTTCTCTTTGCCGCTATTGCCCTGGTCATTTTTCTGCTCGCGTTGCGCGGTCGCAACAAGGGCGTTGCCCAATCCGGCAACTTGTCCTAACCCGCTCGCCATCATGGACTATATCTCTACCAGAGGCGCTGCGCCCGCACTGAATTTCGAACAAGTAACCCTGGCCGGACTGGCTGGCGATGGCGGCCTTTATGTGCCCGAATCATGGCCGTCTTTCAGCCAAGGCGAAATCGCCGCGATGGCGGGGCTGTCCTATGTCGAGACGGCCGTCCGGGTGATGCAGCCTTTTGTCGGTAGTGCGCTTGGCGAAGCGGAACTTCGCGAACTTTGCGAACAGGCTTACGGCCGTTTCTCCCACGCTGCGGTGACGCCGCTGGTGCAGCTTGACGGGCGGCAATGGCTGCTCGAACTGTTTCACGGACCGACTCTCGCCTTCAAGGATGTGGCGCTGCAGATACTCGGCCTGTTCTTCGAGACATTCCTCGCCCGGCAGGACAAGCATCTGACCGTGGTCGGCGCGACCTCCGGCGATACCGGATCGGCCGCGATCGATGCGCTAGCCGGGCGGGACAAGGTCGATATTTTCATGCTTCATCCCGATGGCCGGATTTCCGATGTCCAGCGCCGGCAGATGACGACGGTGCGCGCACCCAATGTCCACAATATCGCGATCGACGGCAGCTTCGATGATGCCCAGGCGATGGTGAAGCGGATGTTCGCGGATCAGGAAGTGACCAGTCGCTTCTCGATCTCGGCGGTCAACTCGATCAACTGGGCGCGTCTGATGGCGCAGGTTGTCTATTATTTTTACGCCGCCAGCCAATTGGGCGCGCCGCATCGCAAGATCGCCTTTTCCGTGCCGACCGGCAATTTCGGTGATGTCTTTGCCGGCTATGTTGCCTCGAAAATGGGACTGCCGATTGAACGGCTGATCGTGGCGACCAATGTCAACGACATCCTTCACAGGGCGCTGAGCGCGGGGGACTATTCCACCGGCAGCGTGACACCGACCGCGGCGCCTTCGATGGATATTCAGGTCAGCAGCAATTTTGAACGGCTGCTCTTCGATCTCGAAGGGCGCGACGGCGCAAAAACCTCTGCCCGCATGGCGGACTTTGAACAGAGCCACAATATGCAGCTGGAGCCCGGCATGCGGGACACGGCGGCGTCGCTGTTCACCAGCTGCCGCGTTGACCCGGACGATATGGCGCTGGCGATGCGCTGGGCGCAGGACAAGGCCGGACAGATCATTGACCCGCACAGCGCCATCGGCCTGTCGGCAGCGCAACAGGTCGATCTCGACCCGGCGGTACCGGTGGTCACGCTGGCGACCGCTCATCCGGCGAAATTCCCCGATGCTGTGGAACGGGCAACCGGCATCCGTCCGTCTCTGCCGCGGCGGGTTGGAGACCTGTTTGACCGCGAGGAAAAATATACCAAACTGCCGGGTGACTATGACGCGGTAAAGAGCTTTATCATGTCCAATGCCACGCCGACCGATGGCTGAAAACAGCCCCGCCCCTTTATTGATGATCAGCGATCCGCGCAGCGACTATACGCTGGTGGATTCCGGTCATGGCCGCAAGCTGGAGCGCTACGGCAGATTTCATTTCATCCGCCCCGAGCCGCAGGCGATGTGGGCACCGGCCAAAGACGACTGGCAGGCGGATGGGGAGTTTGTTCCCGCGTCGGACGAGGATGGCGGCGGGCGCTGGCATCTGAACAGCAATGTCCCGGCAGAGGGATGGCAGATGGACTGGGAAGAAGTGACCTTCACCGCCCAGTGCACGCCGTTCCGGCATCTTGCCTATTTCCCCGACATGGACCCGGTCTGGCGCTGGTTCCGCGGCAATCTGGAGACGCTCGAATCGCCGCAGATGATGAATCTGTTCGGCTATACCGGTGTCGGCACGCTGGCGCTGTCGGCAGCCGGTGCCAATCTGGTGCATGTCGATGCCTCGAAGAAATCGGTCACGGCGGCGCGTGACAACGCGGCTTTGTCGGGCATGACCGACCGCCCGATCCGCTGGATCATCGACGACGCGGCGAAATTTGCCGCCCGCGAAGTAAGGCGCGAGCGGCGCTATGATGCGATCCTGATGGACCCGCCGAAATATGGCCGCGGGCCGGATGGTGAAATCTGGCGGCTGGAAGAACATCTGGCCGGACTGGTCGAGAATTGCGGACAATTGCTTGATGCCGACAGCCGCTGCCTGTTCCTGACCGTCTATGCGGTGCGCATGTCAGCGCTGGCGCTGGGGTCGCTGCTGAACGAAAAGCTGGCCCATCTGGGCGGCACGATCGAGGTTGGCGAACTGGCGGTGCGCGAGGAAGCGCGCGGGTTGCTGCTGCCGACCGCGATATTCGCGCGCTGGTCCGCCTGACTTGCCATTTCCCCGCTAACATGGTCAGATATTATCTATGACAGACACATTGCTCCTGGAAGTCAACGACCTCGATGTCGACGTGCTCACCGGAATCTATTCCGAAGAGACCCACTTGCCACAGCCGCTGCGCATTTCGATCGCTGCCGAACTGAAAGTGCAGGAGCGTTATGAAGCGGACACGTCGCTCGACCATTCGAAAAATTATATGGACCTGAAACATGCCGCGACGGATGCGCTGCCGGAAGGCGTGCATTTCAAGCTGATCGAGGCGGTCGCGGACCATATCATCGAGACATTGTTCCTGCAGGACGCGAATATTCTTCGCGTTACGGTGAAGATCGTCAAGCTGCTGATCTCCGAAAAAGGGGAGCAGATCGGCATCACGCTTAGCCGGAGCCGGAAATGACCGCGCCAATCGCGCTGGTCACCGGCGGCGTGAAACGGGTGGGC comes from Sphingorhabdus sp. YGSMI21 and encodes:
- a CDS encoding dihydroneopterin aldolase gives rise to the protein MTDTLLLEVNDLDVDVLTGIYSEETHLPQPLRISIAAELKVQERYEADTSLDHSKNYMDLKHAATDALPEGVHFKLIEAVADHIIETLFLQDANILRVTVKIVKLLISEKGEQIGITLSRSRK
- the thrC gene encoding threonine synthase, translated to MDYISTRGAAPALNFEQVTLAGLAGDGGLYVPESWPSFSQGEIAAMAGLSYVETAVRVMQPFVGSALGEAELRELCEQAYGRFSHAAVTPLVQLDGRQWLLELFHGPTLAFKDVALQILGLFFETFLARQDKHLTVVGATSGDTGSAAIDALAGRDKVDIFMLHPDGRISDVQRRQMTTVRAPNVHNIAIDGSFDDAQAMVKRMFADQEVTSRFSISAVNSINWARLMAQVVYYFYAASQLGAPHRKIAFSVPTGNFGDVFAGYVASKMGLPIERLIVATNVNDILHRALSAGDYSTGSVTPTAAPSMDIQVSSNFERLLFDLEGRDGAKTSARMADFEQSHNMQLEPGMRDTAASLFTSCRVDPDDMALAMRWAQDKAGQIIDPHSAIGLSAAQQVDLDPAVPVVTLATAHPAKFPDAVERATGIRPSLPRRVGDLFDREEKYTKLPGDYDAVKSFIMSNATPTDG
- a CDS encoding class I SAM-dependent methyltransferase, translating into MAENSPAPLLMISDPRSDYTLVDSGHGRKLERYGRFHFIRPEPQAMWAPAKDDWQADGEFVPASDEDGGGRWHLNSNVPAEGWQMDWEEVTFTAQCTPFRHLAYFPDMDPVWRWFRGNLETLESPQMMNLFGYTGVGTLALSAAGANLVHVDASKKSVTAARDNAALSGMTDRPIRWIIDDAAKFAAREVRRERRYDAILMDPPKYGRGPDGEIWRLEEHLAGLVENCGQLLDADSRCLFLTVYAVRMSALALGSLLNEKLAHLGGTIEVGELAVREEARGLLLPTAIFARWSA